One genomic region from Nymphaea colorata isolate Beijing-Zhang1983 chromosome 10, ASM883128v2, whole genome shotgun sequence encodes:
- the LOC116263263 gene encoding bZIP transcription factor 16-like: MKGGGGMDASTKTPKTSSGQEQPSTSSSASAYTDCASFQAYFNPSGTSPIPPAGFFHSPMGSSPQAHPYIWGAQQMVPPYGTPPPYVAMYSHGLYGHPSIAQGSHPYSTYMMPFSNGTAESSAGGGPELEGKQRSPIKSAKGSLGNLNTLTGKDNDAKASGALANGTPSQSCESADEGPSTEGSDANSENDSQRAPTRKQESLSAEEARNENTACSPQCSVTQLQSSQNDTVPAMAIPPVAITGPATSLNIGMDYWNGPASAPAAAIQSKVPPPTSSAPILPAPSMGPHDGVPSEMWLQDERELKRQRRKQSNRESARRSRLRKQAECEELARRVETLKDENGSLRSELRQLREECEKLKSENDHLTERLQKMVGNIISENGHDQSECNSQVASNLENVEKDP; the protein is encoded by the exons ATGAAAGGTGGTGGTGGGATGGATGCATCAACAAAAACTCCAAAGACTTCTTCAGGACAG GAACAACCTTCTACAAGTAGCAGTGCTTCTGCATATACTGATTGTGCTTCATTTCAG GCATATTTCAACCCTTCTGGAACTTCACCTATTCCTCCAGCTGGCTTCTTTCATTCTCCAATGGGTTCCAGCCCTCAAGCTCATCCCTACATTTGGGGGGCCCAG CAAATGGTTCCACCATATGGAACTCCACCTCCATATGTTGCAATGTATTCTCATGGACTGTATGGTCATCCATCCATTGCACAG GGGTCTCATCCATATAGCACCTATATGATGCCATTCTCAAATGGGACTGCTGAATCTTCT GCTGGAGGTGGTCCTGAACTGGAGGGTAAGCAGCGGAGTCCTATTAAGAGTGCTAAAGGAAGTTTAGGCAATCTGAATACCTTGACAGGCAAAGATAATGATGCTAAAGCATCAGGAGCATTAGCCAATGGCACCCCATCACAAAG CTGTGAGAGTGCAGATGAAGGCCCTTCTACTGAAGGGAGTGATGCAAATTCTGAAAAT GATTCTCAGAGAGCACCAACCCGCAAGCAAGAATCACTGAGTG CTGAGGAGGCAAGGAATGAGAACACAGCATGCAGTCCTCAATGTTCAGTAACACAATTACAGTCATCACAGAATGATACTGTGCCTGCAATGGCGATCCCACCTGTTGCCATTACTGGTCCAGCAACTAGTCTAAACATTGGCATGGACTATTGGAATGGGCCTGCTTCTGCTCCTGCTGCAGCTATTCAAAGCAAGGTTCCTCCTCCTACAAGTTCTGCACCAATACTTCCTGCACCTTCTATGGGACCCCATGATGGTGTCCCATCAGAGATGTGGTTGCAA GATGAGAGAGAACTTAAACGACAGAGGAGGAAGCAGTCTAACAGGGAATCAGCACGTCGATCAAGACTTAGGAAGCAG GCTGAATGTGAAGAGCTGGCCCGGCGTGTAGAGACCTTGAAAGATGAGAATGGTTCTCTCAGATCAGAATTGCGTCAATTGAGAGAGGAATGTGAGAAACTTAAATCTGAGAATGATCATCTAACT GAAAGGCTTCAAAAAATGGTCGGAAATATTATTTCAGAAAATGGTCACGACCAGAGTGAATGCAACTCGCAGGTAGCCAGTAATTTAGAAAATGTGGAAAAGGATCCGTAA